From a single Streptomyces liliifuscus genomic region:
- a CDS encoding thiamine pyrophosphate-binding protein, which yields MPDDNSQNLISGGHLVAKALKAEGVEVIYTLCGGHIIDIYDGCVDEGIEVVDVRHEQVAAHAADGYARITGKPGCAVVTAGPGTTDAVTGVANAFRAESPMLLIGGQGAHTQHKMGSLQDLPHVDMMTPITKFAATVPDTARAADMVSMAFRECYHGAPGPSFLEIPRDVLDAKVPVEKARVPAAGQYRASTRSAGDPEAIEKLADLLVHAEKPAILLGSQVWTTRGTESAIELVRALNIPAYMNGAGRGTLPPGDPHHFQLSRRYAFSNADVIVIVGTPFDFRMGYGKRLSQDATVVQIDLDYRTVGKNRDIDLGIVGDAGLVLKSVTEAASGRINGGGSKRKEWLDELRAAEQTAIEKRLPNLKSDASPIHPYRLVSEINDFLTEDSIYIGDGGDIVTFSGQVVQPKSPGHWMDPGPLGTLGVGVPFVLAAKKARPDKEVVALFGDGAFSLTGWDFETLVRYNLPFVGIVGNNSSMNQIRYGQAAKYGLERERVGNTLGDVHYDKFAQMLGGYGEEVRDPADIAPALQRARESGKPSLINVWVDPDAYAPGTMNQTMYK from the coding sequence GCCACGAACAGGTCGCCGCCCACGCCGCCGACGGTTACGCGCGCATCACCGGCAAGCCCGGCTGCGCCGTCGTCACCGCCGGTCCCGGCACGACCGACGCCGTGACGGGTGTCGCCAACGCCTTCCGCGCGGAGTCCCCGATGCTGCTGATCGGCGGCCAGGGGGCCCACACCCAGCACAAGATGGGGTCCCTCCAGGACCTGCCGCACGTCGACATGATGACGCCGATCACGAAGTTCGCGGCGACCGTGCCGGACACCGCGCGGGCCGCCGACATGGTGTCCATGGCGTTCCGCGAGTGCTACCACGGGGCGCCCGGCCCGTCCTTCCTGGAGATCCCGCGCGATGTCCTCGACGCAAAGGTGCCGGTCGAGAAGGCCCGGGTCCCCGCCGCCGGCCAGTACCGGGCCTCGACCCGCTCGGCCGGTGACCCCGAGGCCATCGAGAAGCTCGCCGACCTCCTCGTGCACGCCGAGAAGCCCGCGATCCTGCTGGGCAGCCAGGTGTGGACGACCCGGGGCACCGAATCCGCCATCGAGCTCGTACGCGCTCTCAACATCCCCGCGTACATGAACGGCGCCGGGCGCGGCACGCTGCCGCCCGGGGACCCGCACCACTTCCAGCTCTCGCGCCGGTACGCCTTCTCCAACGCCGACGTCATCGTCATCGTCGGTACGCCCTTCGACTTCCGTATGGGCTACGGGAAGCGGCTGTCGCAGGACGCGACCGTCGTGCAGATCGACCTCGACTACCGGACCGTCGGCAAGAACCGGGACATCGACCTCGGGATCGTCGGTGACGCGGGACTCGTCCTGAAGTCGGTCACCGAGGCGGCCTCGGGGCGCATCAACGGGGGCGGGTCGAAGCGCAAGGAGTGGCTCGACGAGTTGCGCGCCGCCGAGCAGACCGCCATCGAGAAGCGGCTGCCCAACCTGAAGTCTGACGCCTCGCCGATCCACCCGTACCGCCTGGTCAGCGAGATCAACGACTTCCTGACCGAGGACTCCATCTACATCGGCGACGGCGGCGACATCGTCACCTTCTCCGGTCAGGTCGTGCAGCCCAAGTCACCCGGGCACTGGATGGACCCGGGACCGCTCGGCACGCTCGGCGTTGGCGTCCCCTTCGTGCTCGCCGCCAAGAAGGCACGGCCCGACAAGGAGGTCGTCGCGCTCTTCGGGGACGGCGCCTTCTCGCTCACCGGCTGGGACTTCGAGACCCTCGTCCGCTACAACCTCCCGTTCGTCGGCATCGTCGGCAACAACTCCTCCATGAACCAGATCCGCTACGGCCAGGCCGCCAAGTACGGCCTGGAGCGCGAGCGGGTCGGCAACACCCTCGGCGACGTCCACTACGACAAGTTCGCCCAGATGCTGGGCGGTTACGGCGAGGAGGTCCGCGACCCCGCCGACATCGCCCCCGCCCTCCAGCGCGCCCGCGAGTCGGGCAAGCCGTCACTGATCAACGTCTGGGTCGACCCGGACGCGTACGCCCCCGGAACCATGAACCAGACGATGTACAAGTGA
- the frc gene encoding formyl-CoA transferase, with product MTATISTAATPATSTKALEGIRVLDMTHVQSGPSATQLLGWLGADVVKLEAPTGDITRKQLRDLPDVDSLYFTMLNCNKRSITLNTKTERGKEILTELIRRSDVMVENFGPGAVDRMGFTWDRIQEINPRIVYASIKGFGDGPYTNFKAYEVVAQAMGGSMSTTGFEDGPPLATGAQIGDSGTGIHAVAAILAALFQRENTGRGQRVNVAMQHAVLNLCRVKLRDQQRLGHGPLAEYPNDDFGDEVPRSGNASGGGQPGWAVKCAPGGPNDYVYVIVQPVGWKPITELIGRPELADAPEWATPEARLPQLTKMFQLIEEWSSTLPKWQVLEQLNAHNIPCGPILSTKEIIEDESLVANEMVVTVPHPERGDFVTVGSPLKLSDSPVDVTSSPLLGEHNEEVYVGELGLGDEELRLLKSNGVI from the coding sequence ATGACAGCGACGATATCGACGGCAGCGACGCCGGCGACCTCGACCAAGGCCCTCGAAGGCATCCGCGTCCTCGACATGACGCACGTCCAGTCCGGTCCCTCCGCCACCCAGCTGCTCGGCTGGCTCGGCGCGGACGTCGTCAAGCTGGAGGCGCCGACCGGGGACATCACGCGCAAGCAGCTGCGCGACCTCCCGGACGTCGACTCCCTCTACTTCACGATGCTCAACTGCAACAAGCGGAGCATCACCCTCAACACCAAGACCGAGCGCGGCAAGGAGATCCTCACCGAGCTGATCCGGCGCTCCGACGTCATGGTCGAGAACTTCGGACCGGGCGCGGTCGACCGCATGGGCTTCACCTGGGACCGCATCCAGGAGATCAATCCGCGGATCGTCTATGCCTCCATCAAGGGGTTCGGGGACGGCCCGTACACCAACTTCAAGGCGTACGAGGTCGTCGCTCAGGCCATGGGCGGGTCGATGTCGACCACCGGCTTCGAGGACGGGCCGCCGCTGGCGACGGGAGCCCAGATCGGTGACTCGGGCACGGGCATCCACGCGGTGGCGGCGATCCTCGCCGCCCTGTTCCAGCGGGAGAACACGGGGCGCGGGCAGCGCGTGAACGTGGCGATGCAGCACGCCGTGCTGAATCTGTGCCGGGTGAAACTGCGGGACCAGCAGCGCCTCGGGCATGGGCCGCTGGCTGAATATCCCAACGACGACTTCGGCGACGAGGTTCCCAGGTCGGGCAACGCGTCCGGCGGCGGCCAGCCCGGCTGGGCGGTCAAGTGCGCGCCGGGCGGCCCCAACGACTACGTGTACGTCATCGTGCAGCCCGTCGGCTGGAAGCCCATCACCGAGCTCATCGGGCGCCCCGAACTCGCGGACGCCCCCGAGTGGGCGACCCCGGAGGCCCGGCTCCCCCAGCTCACCAAGATGTTCCAGCTCATCGAGGAGTGGTCGTCGACGCTCCCCAAGTGGCAGGTGCTCGAGCAGCTCAATGCCCACAACATCCCGTGCGGTCCGATCCTCTCCACCAAGGAGATCATCGAGGACGAGTCGCTGGTGGCCAACGAGATGGTCGTGACGGTGCCGCATCCCGAGCGGGGCGACTTCGTGACCGTGGGCAGCCCGCTGAAGCTCTCCGACTCCCCCGTGGACGTGACCAGTTCGCCGCTGCTCGGCGAGCACAACGAAGAGGTGTACGTCGGCGAGCTCGGTCTCGGCGACGAGGAGCTGCGCCTGCTCAAGTCGAACGGAGTGATCTGA